TAGGGTTCTTGGATCCAAGAGTACTTGTCGTGCGCGTCCGCAAGTTCCTGTTGGCTGAAAACACCATAGAACTGCGCCGTGACTTGTTCGTCACTGTGACCGAGAATCCGGCTAACCCGCCCGAGATCCAAACCGCGCTCCAAAAGAGAGCGCGCCAGTCCATGCCGGAAACTGTGCGGGTTGAATCGCCCTTTGATGCCCGCACTTTTGCCTATTCCCTTGATGGTCTGATACAGACCCGCCGGCGTCAGTGGCCCTTTACGACCGACGAACACCCGCGTCGTTGTCTGTGCCTTCCTCATTTGTTTGCGCTCTTCCAACCATGTGCGCAATGCCTCTGCGGTCGGCGGATTGAAAAAAACCGCGCGGACTTTTTTCCTTCCATGCTTGCCCTTCTCGCGCACAATCGCCTGGCGTTTTTCCAAATCGAGGTCGGTGAGTTCAAGCCCGACCACACCTCCCAAACGACATCCCGTATCCGCCAGAAACATCAACAGCGCGTAATTGCGCGGGGATGCTTTAGCGACTGCGAGCATTTTTTGCATGTCTGTCTCCCGTATCCCCTTGGGTGGTTCGTTCCCCAATGCCGGCAGTTCCAAACGAGCCGCCGGATTCTTTTCGATTTTGCCTTCGTTGAAATGCCAACGAAAGAATTGTCGGACAACTCGGACGTGACCGTGAATGGTCCAGATCGAGAGATATCCCCGCTCACGCGGTCGCGATGTATTCGAGGCATAGCGTTCGTCGCGCTCAAACAACGATGCGCGATACGCGCGCAAATCGTCGAGTGTGACGGTAGACATATCATGATTGCCAAGGTAATCCCGCAGGACGCCCAGCGATTGCTTGTAAATGCGCATGGTCTTGGGGCTGATCATCCCGTGATGCGCCGAGAGATACATTTCAATTGCGCGTTCGAGTTCCATCGCACACTCCTCGTGGTCTTTGACGGTAGGGTAGCACATTCAGAACTTGCGTTCTATCACCGAAAGACGGGATTTTTCCGTGATTTTTCGATCACGGATATCCGTTACTCCTCGGTCGCCGAAATCAAAAGCACGGTAGAAGGATGCCGCGCAACAAAAAATCCGGTATTTTCCCGTGATTTCCGTATCACGGATATCCGTTACTCCTCGGTAGCCGAAATAGAAAAGCGCGGCAGAAGGATGCCGCGCAACAAAAAATCCGGTATTTTCCCGTGATTTCCGTATCACGGATTTCCGTTACTCCCCAGTAACGGAAATAAAACAGCGCGGCAAATGGATGCCGCGCACGAAACGTGGTGGAGGGCGGATCAGCCGTGGGAAGCAAGTCCGCCTTCCACCCACACTGTATCACAAATCAGGTCAGAAAGCAATGAAACGAACAAACGAGCGGACCGTTCACGACATTCAGAAGATTTTCCAGTGGATCGTCACATACAAAACCCACCACGATGGCAACTCTCCATCGCTGGTCGAACTAATGAAGGCGTGCGGCATTTCCAGCCGGAGTGTCGCGCTGTATCAACTGCATCGCTTGCAGAACGCCGGCTACATTCGCCTGACGGCGAGCCGCAAGTCACGCAGCATCTGTATCGTCGGTGGGGAATGGCGCTTGGCCACGCCATGAGGCGAAGGTCAATCGGTTAAGTCGCGGAGGAGGCGCGCGAGTTCGACGCGGGTGTGCACGTCAAGCTTGGCGTAGATGTGCTTGAGGTGGGACTCGACGGTGTGGACGGAGATGTTCAATTCCCGTGCGATGTCGGCGTTGCGCATCCCGCGAGCGACGAGACGAGCGACCTGGGTTTCGCGAGAGGTGAGCGAATCCCATAACCAGGTTCGGTTAGTCGGAGAAGTCGAAGGTGTGATGACCTGCATCATCGGGGCTGGAGTGACTTGCCGCTGTCGTCGGCGGTACCGCTGCAGAGCGATGAGCAGGGCGAGCACACCAGCAATGCTCAAGGTGAGAAAGAGTACGTCCGTCACACCGTTGATTGTATCAGAACATCAGTTCTAAGTCAAAAAATGCGCGGTGATGATGATTGGCACAGGCAGGACCGATGCGGCTTGTCGTCGAGTCTGAACATAGCGCGATCGCCACGAACGCAAAAGGATGCGGGACGGCACAAGTGACTCGGTACGACCTTGCAGGTTCAGGCGCCAAAGCGGAATGGATATTCCCGCCACTTGCAAGCCAAGGAACGCACAGGGAACGCTTCAGCGACCCGCCAGACACCGGTAAATAATCCTGGGTGTGAATCGCGGAACATCTGACCCGGCGATGCACCAAAACGCACCAGGCATAAATAACGGAGGGATCAGCGACAGCTCCGTATCGGATACCTCATACGCGGCAGCGC
This genomic window from Chloroflexota bacterium contains:
- a CDS encoding tyrosine-type recombinase/integrase — encoded protein: MELERAIEMYLSAHHGMISPKTMRIYKQSLGVLRDYLGNHDMSTVTLDDLRAYRASLFERDERYASNTSRPRERGYLSIWTIHGHVRVVRQFFRWHFNEGKIEKNPAARLELPALGNEPPKGIRETDMQKMLAVAKASPRNYALLMFLADTGCRLGGVVGLELTDLDLEKRQAIVREKGKHGRKKVRAVFFNPPTAEALRTWLEERKQMRKAQTTTRVFVGRKGPLTPAGLYQTIKGIGKSAGIKGRFNPHSFRHGLARSLLERGLDLGRVSRILGHSDEQVTAQFYGVFSQQELADAHDKYSWIQEP
- a CDS encoding helix-turn-helix transcriptional regulator, yielding MTDVLFLTLSIAGVLALLIALQRYRRRQRQVTPAPMMQVITPSTSPTNRTWLWDSLTSRETQVARLVARGMRNADIARELNISVHTVESHLKHIYAKLDVHTRVELARLLRDLTD